Sequence from the Thermococcus nautili genome:
CTGTAAGGGAAATCACGAACTTGTTTATCAGCTGGTTGGCCCGCGCTTCCTCAGACATATTCACCACCGCTGGATTTTGTCTCCCGGCATACTTAACCTTTCCGCCAAACCTTTTAAAGGCCCGAAAGAACTTCAGCCCGGTGAGGAGAGATGATAATATTCGCCGGGCGCTCCAACGTGGGGAAGAGCACCCTCATATTCAGGCTGACCGGGAAGAAAGTTAGGCGAGGTAAGAGGCCCGGCGTGACGAGGAAGCCCGTCGAAATCGAGTGGCGGGGGAAGAAAATCGTCGATTTACCGGGTTTCGGTTTCATGAGCGGGCTTCCGAAGCACGTCCAGGAGCGGATAAAGGACGAGATAGTGCACTTCATCGAGGACAACGCCGATGAGATAGAGCTCGCCGTCCTCGTCGTTGACGGCAAGGCCGCTCCCGAGATTATAGAGCGCTGGGAGAAGAGGGGCGAAATCCCGATAGATGTGGAGTTCTACCAGTTCCTCAGGGAGCTGGAGATACCTGTTGTAGTGGCAGTCAACAAGGTTGACAAGGTCAAGAACGTCGAGCGGGTCGTCCACTTCCTCGCCGAGAAGTTCGGCGTCCCCTACTCCGAGATTCCCGAGACCTTCGTTCCAATCTCTGCCAAGTTCGGGAAGAACCTCGACGAGCTCAGAAGGTTGATGGAAAAGAAAATCCGCTCATAGAATCTCCAGAACGAGGTGGGTGTTGGTCTCCTTCACCCCGTCGAGGGAAGCTATCTCCTCAAGGATTTCGTCGAGCTTGGTCTTGTCGGCCTCGATTATTAAATCAACGTCGCCGGTGACGCGGTAGATTTTCTTTATCTTGAGCCTCCTTATCGCATCGTAGACTTGCCTCCTCTTGGTCGGCTCTATCTTGACGAAGACGAAGACGTCGCCCTTCTTCTCGCCGAGCAGTTCAAGGGCCTTGTCCGTCAAATCGATAAAGCCCCTGCCGGTCCTTATGTAGCCAAGCTCCTTGAGAACCTTGAGGTGGTTGCTCAGAGCCTGTCTCGTTATTCCGAGTTCCCTCGCAAGCTCGTCCTGGGTCTTCTCGACGGTGTGAACTTCTATGGTCTTTCCGTCCTCGTAGAGCTTCCTGAGAAGCTTAACCTGCCTCGGGGTGAGGGTGTTCCTCTCAACCATGAGCCTTCACCTTACCGTTTTTCCAATTTGAGCGCGATAAACGTCAAACCTAACTTTTCATTTTCTCACTGGGAGTGATGCATCTTATAAGTTTTTCTAAGTTTCCCGGACTCAAGGTTTTTAACTCCCGGCGGAAACCTTAAACCATGAACAAGGCCATCTACACCCGCGATGTTCCACCGGACAGGCTTGAACTCCTCGCCGAACTCTCGTCCCGCGACGCGGTTAAGGTCATGGTCATAGGGGGCCTCGACGCCGGAAAGAGCACCCTTGTAACGTTTCTGGCCAACGAGCTCCTCAGCCTTGGGAGGAGCGTCGCGGTGGTTGATTCCGATGTGGGTCAGAAGGGCATCCTGCCACCTGCCACGATAAGCCTCGCCCTTCCGGATGAGAACTTCTCCAGCCTTTCTGAGCTTGAGGGGGTTGCCCACTACTTCATAGGCACCGTATCCCCTTCCCAGTTCACAGGTGAGATGGCCGTTGGGGTGAAGAGGCTCGTTGAGCTCGCCGAGAGGAGCGCCGAAATCGTTCTGATAGACACAACCGGCTTTGTAACAGGGCCTGGCTTCGAGATGAAGCGCCTCAAGGCGGAGCTCGTGAGGCCAGACCTGATAGTCCTCCTCGAGCGGAACGGCGAGCTGGACTCCCTGGCGAGGGCTTTGAGCCCCTACGGCGAGGTCGTCAGGCTGACCGTTAGCGAGAACGCGAAAGCCGTTGCGCGGGAGGAGAGGCGGGAGATAAGGTTCGAGAAGTGGAGGACATACTTCTCCAATGCCAGGCTCGCCGAGTTCAGCCTTTCTGAGGTCACTTTAACTGGAACTTCGCTCTTCACCGGCCGTCCCCTCGATGAGAGGGAAAAGACCCTCCTCTCGCGGGCCTTCAGGTGGCTCGTTTTAGCGGGCTGGGAAAACGAGGGGCGCTACACGGTCGTCAAGGCCGACGAGGAGAGCTTCCCAAGGGGCTACCGCTCGATTCACGCCGTTGACTTCGAAAGGCTAAGCAACCTGCTCGTGGGTCTCCTCGACGGGGACGGGCTGTGTCTCGGCCTTGGAATCCTCAAGTGGGTGAACTTCAGCGCCGAAACGCTTCAACTGCTCACCCCGCTCGACGAGGTGGCACTTGGAGAGGTTAGGGAACTCCGCTTCGGCAGGATGAGGG
This genomic interval carries:
- a CDS encoding Clp1/GlmU family protein; protein product: MNKAIYTRDVPPDRLELLAELSSRDAVKVMVIGGLDAGKSTLVTFLANELLSLGRSVAVVDSDVGQKGILPPATISLALPDENFSSLSELEGVAHYFIGTVSPSQFTGEMAVGVKRLVELAERSAEIVLIDTTGFVTGPGFEMKRLKAELVRPDLIVLLERNGELDSLARALSPYGEVVRLTVSENAKAVAREERREIRFEKWRTYFSNARLAEFSLSEVTLTGTSLFTGRPLDEREKTLLSRAFRWLVLAGWENEGRYTVVKADEESFPRGYRSIHAVDFERLSNLLVGLLDGDGLCLGLGILKWVNFSAETLQLLTPLDEVALGEVRELRFGRMRVLETGEELGLMRRDEL
- the engB gene encoding GTP-binding protein EngB, with the translated sequence MIIFAGRSNVGKSTLIFRLTGKKVRRGKRPGVTRKPVEIEWRGKKIVDLPGFGFMSGLPKHVQERIKDEIVHFIEDNADEIELAVLVVDGKAAPEIIERWEKRGEIPIDVEFYQFLRELEIPVVVAVNKVDKVKNVERVVHFLAEKFGVPYSEIPETFVPISAKFGKNLDELRRLMEKKIRS
- a CDS encoding Lrp/AsnC family transcriptional regulator; its protein translation is MVERNTLTPRQVKLLRKLYEDGKTIEVHTVEKTQDELARELGITRQALSNHLKVLKELGYIRTGRGFIDLTDKALELLGEKKGDVFVFVKIEPTKRRQVYDAIRRLKIKKIYRVTGDVDLIIEADKTKLDEILEEIASLDGVKETNTHLVLEIL